A single Micromonospora luteifusca DNA region contains:
- a CDS encoding TraR/DksA family transcriptional regulator — MSLDHHVVDQGWLADLRASLADDFATQTARLRELTELNADTGDPGEAHNQAALLVVTRRNIEQITGALSRISDGTYGACEKCRKSIPAERLEVLPHARFCVPCQEKHNR, encoded by the coding sequence ATGAGCCTCGATCATCACGTTGTCGACCAGGGTTGGTTGGCTGATCTGCGAGCGTCCCTGGCGGACGATTTCGCCACACAGACGGCTCGGTTGCGGGAACTGACCGAGCTCAACGCGGACACCGGCGACCCCGGCGAGGCCCACAACCAGGCCGCGCTGCTGGTGGTCACCCGCCGCAACATCGAGCAGATCACCGGTGCGCTGAGCCGGATCAGCGACGGCACCTACGGTGCCTGCGAGAAGTGCCGCAAGAGCATCCCGGCGGAGCGGCTCGAGGTTCTCCCACATGCTCGCTTCTGCGTGCCCTGCCAGGAGAAGCACAACAGGTGA
- a CDS encoding DUF302 domain-containing protein, whose product MAAVVDHAAAARKAGLSMPDTQVIIFGNPQAGTPLMQAHPEIAIDLPMRLMVRDDGQPGSLVTWQDPAYLAQRYGLGEDQLAPLNAPAKIASALDGR is encoded by the coding sequence GTGGCGGCGGTGGTCGACCATGCGGCGGCCGCTCGCAAGGCCGGGCTGAGTATGCCCGACACCCAGGTCATCATCTTTGGCAATCCACAGGCGGGCACGCCACTCATGCAGGCCCATCCCGAGATTGCCATCGACCTGCCAATGCGACTCATGGTGCGGGACGACGGCCAGCCCGGCTCGCTGGTCACCTGGCAGGACCCCGCCTACCTCGCCCAGCGGTACGGACTGGGCGAGGACCAGCTGGCACCCCTGAACGCCCCGGCCAAGATCGCCTCCGCCCTCGACGGCCGTTGA
- a CDS encoding family 43 glycosylhydrolase has protein sequence MSRLPSRVGWLSALVAVALSLIVTPVAARAADPPAIDNQPYENRSTVVGAGDFVPVYDPSVGENERWYYNDHTMVRDRRTGEWHIFAITHAEPANPLDERFFGHATAPSPRGPWTKQPFALEADPAAGESHIWAPYVLFHGGTYYMYYAGGTADHTAYRMQLATSKDLKTWTRHKANPLFTDGFDGRDPMVTRVGDQWVMYYTANSTPAGGNHIVAYRTSRDLVHWGARQTAFEHPATGTFGGPTESPFVVHHDGSWYLFVCCESGYQDTRVYRSADPFHFSVDQLAGQINAHAAEVVKDDSGTGDWYVTGAGWGQGGLSLAPLHWRTPLVTKGRIVTTPYYRAVVQTAPQARLVSYDADPAGRGEYRPVTDSSSRSTTPYLAVGAFGPTDVAGAARDVTVSADGTDLSLNGIPLGDEPVTTDWRFRFDTATTDLSFVWHVAGPTTAPVWEAAWSLDSSLPRLGDPDQQDRDGDAAGFSSWTLATDDTTTLVAAYRAGSAWNEDNRWFNRPSGSVAWQPLWQPGGRSLPLGDLPGGTWRLGVSGTAADTSFAEALAAGLNGSR, from the coding sequence ATGTCCCGCCTACCGTCCCGTGTTGGTTGGCTGTCCGCGCTGGTCGCGGTCGCCCTGAGCCTGATCGTGACACCGGTCGCGGCTCGGGCGGCCGACCCGCCCGCGATCGACAACCAGCCGTACGAGAACCGGTCGACCGTGGTCGGCGCCGGTGACTTCGTGCCCGTCTACGACCCGAGCGTCGGCGAGAACGAGCGCTGGTACTACAACGACCACACGATGGTGCGTGACCGCCGTACCGGCGAGTGGCACATCTTCGCGATCACCCACGCCGAACCCGCCAACCCGCTCGACGAGCGGTTCTTCGGTCACGCCACGGCGCCGTCGCCCCGCGGACCCTGGACGAAGCAGCCGTTCGCGTTGGAGGCCGACCCCGCCGCCGGCGAAAGCCACATCTGGGCGCCGTACGTCCTGTTCCACGGTGGCACCTACTACATGTACTACGCGGGCGGCACCGCGGACCACACGGCCTACCGGATGCAGTTGGCCACGTCGAAGGATCTCAAGACCTGGACCCGGCACAAGGCGAACCCCCTGTTCACCGACGGCTTCGACGGCCGGGACCCGATGGTCACCCGCGTCGGCGACCAGTGGGTCATGTACTACACCGCCAACAGCACACCGGCGGGGGGTAACCACATCGTCGCCTACCGCACCAGTAGGGACCTGGTGCACTGGGGCGCCCGGCAGACGGCCTTCGAACACCCGGCCACCGGCACCTTCGGCGGGCCGACCGAATCGCCGTTCGTGGTGCATCACGACGGATCGTGGTACCTCTTCGTCTGTTGCGAGAGCGGATACCAGGACACCCGCGTGTACCGCAGCGCCGACCCCTTCCATTTCAGCGTCGACCAGTTGGCGGGGCAGATCAACGCGCATGCCGCCGAGGTGGTCAAGGACGACTCCGGCACCGGCGACTGGTACGTCACAGGTGCCGGGTGGGGCCAGGGTGGACTTTCGCTGGCACCACTGCACTGGCGCACGCCGCTGGTGACGAAGGGCCGCATCGTCACCACTCCCTACTACCGTGCCGTCGTGCAGACCGCACCCCAGGCCCGGCTGGTCTCCTACGACGCCGATCCCGCTGGACGTGGCGAGTACCGACCCGTCACGGACTCGTCGTCCCGCTCCACGACGCCCTACCTCGCGGTCGGAGCGTTCGGACCAACAGACGTGGCGGGCGCCGCGAGGGACGTGACCGTCTCCGCCGACGGCACCGACCTGAGCCTCAACGGCATCCCCCTCGGTGACGAGCCGGTGACCACCGACTGGCGGTTCCGGTTCGATACGGCCACCACGGACCTCAGCTTCGTCTGGCACGTGGCCGGCCCGACCACCGCTCCGGTCTGGGAAGCCGCCTGGAGTCTGGACTCGTCCCTGCCGCGGCTCGGTGACCCCGACCAGCAGGACAGGGACGGCGACGCCGCGGGCTTCAGCAGTTGGACACTTGCCACCGACGACACGACCACGTTGGTGGCCGCCTACCGCGCCGGCTCAGCCTGGAATGAGGACAACCGGTGGTTCAACCGCCCCAGCGGATCGGTCGCATGGCAACCGCTGTGGCAGCCCGGCGGACGGTCGTTGCCCCTCGGTGACCTCCCTGGCGGCACCTGGCGGCTCGGAGTGAGCGGGACCGCCGCGGACACGTCATTTGCCGAGGCACTGGCGGCAGGTCTCAACGGATCGAGGTAG